Proteins encoded together in one Porites lutea chromosome 2, jaPorLute2.1, whole genome shotgun sequence window:
- the LOC140926907 gene encoding uncharacterized protein isoform X2 has translation MDKLVLMVEVWMTLVIIFGSEKVSDAEACWISYEKIGCFEDHGRRPFPQLLLNKRKIINWQNWNEFLETLVCECANVTAAAGYTYFGIQFFGECWTGENPDVAYDSGGKSNSCFGQNFLPCDASFSSCAGEENVNYVYRINLGQSSPACEDMDPGKCQGFRLFCNVYPNIKSQCPLTCNSC, from the exons ATGGACAAGTTGGTCTTAATGGTTGAAGTCTGGATgactttggtgatcatttttgGCAGTGAAAAAGTATCAG ATGCTGAAGCATGTTGGATTTCCTACGAGAAGATTGGATGTTTTGAAGATCACGGCAGACGACCATTTCCACAGTTATTgctaaacaaaagaaaaattatcaacTGGCAAAACTGGAACGAGTTCCTTGAAAC GTTGGTGTGCGAGTGCGCTAACGTAACTGCTGCCGCTGGCTACACATATTTTGGTATTCAGTTCTTTGGCGAGTGTTGGACAGGAGAGAACCCAGATGTGGCATACGATTCTGGTGGAAAATCAAATTcttgttttggtcaaaattttctCCCATGCGATGCGTCCTTCTCAAGCTGTGCAGGAGAAGAAAACGTGAACTACGTTTATAGGATTAATCTGGGCCAGTCCTCTCCAG CTTGTGAAGACATGGATCCCGGCAAATGTCAAGGGTTTCGACTCTTTTGCAACGTTTACCCGAACATCAAATCACAATGTCCTTTGACTTGTAATTCGTGttaa
- the LOC140926907 gene encoding uncharacterized protein isoform X1, with protein MDKLVLMVEVWMTLVIIFGSEKVSADAEACWISYEKIGCFEDHGRRPFPQLLLNKRKIINWQNWNEFLETLVCECANVTAAAGYTYFGIQFFGECWTGENPDVAYDSGGKSNSCFGQNFLPCDASFSSCAGEENVNYVYRINLGQSSPACEDMDPGKCQGFRLFCNVYPNIKSQCPLTCNSC; from the exons ATGGACAAGTTGGTCTTAATGGTTGAAGTCTGGATgactttggtgatcatttttgGCAGTGAAAAAGTATCAG caGATGCTGAAGCATGTTGGATTTCCTACGAGAAGATTGGATGTTTTGAAGATCACGGCAGACGACCATTTCCACAGTTATTgctaaacaaaagaaaaattatcaacTGGCAAAACTGGAACGAGTTCCTTGAAAC GTTGGTGTGCGAGTGCGCTAACGTAACTGCTGCCGCTGGCTACACATATTTTGGTATTCAGTTCTTTGGCGAGTGTTGGACAGGAGAGAACCCAGATGTGGCATACGATTCTGGTGGAAAATCAAATTcttgttttggtcaaaattttctCCCATGCGATGCGTCCTTCTCAAGCTGTGCAGGAGAAGAAAACGTGAACTACGTTTATAGGATTAATCTGGGCCAGTCCTCTCCAG CTTGTGAAGACATGGATCCCGGCAAATGTCAAGGGTTTCGACTCTTTTGCAACGTTTACCCGAACATCAAATCACAATGTCCTTTGACTTGTAATTCGTGttaa